The genomic region TCCTCCGAACCGACTGGCTGAAGGTGGGGCACCACGGTGCCGGTACCAGCAGCGCGCCACCTTTTTTAAATGCCTGCCATCCTGCCGGGGCGGTTGTATCAGTAGGGGAGGGCAATGTGTACCGGCATCCTTCGCCGGAAACGCTGGCCCGCCTGAAGAGCATCGCCCGCGTAGTGCACCGCACCGACCGGGACGGCGCTCTGGTGCTACGCTCCGATGGGCGGCAGTGGCAGGTGGCGGACTGGCGCTAGGTTGAGACGGTGGCCGCTACTTTACCCTCGAACTGCCTGCGAGAACCCGGTAACTTTACCGGCAGCTGGTAAGGACCCCAAGGCATATCCGGGACAATCATAAGTGAAATAAGGAAATTCATCGTGTCCGAACCTAAAGCCAGGGCGGACCGCATCCAGCCCCTCACACCGTGGTTATATCATTGGACGGTCCCTGACGACCGCATCGATAACTACCGCAGCGACGCCTATGCAGTCCTGACGCCCGAGGGGCTGATCCTCATCGATCCCCTACCGCTGACTGATAAGGCTCAGGCTACCTTGGAAAATGTGGCGGCGATATACCTTACCGGCGGTCAACACCAGCGCTCGGCCTGGCGCTATCGCAACGCTCTAGGAGTGCCGGTGTATGCTCCGGAGGGAGCGGCGGAGCTGGAAGAGGAGCCGGATCAGTGGTACCGCGATGGTGATTCCCTGCCCGGCGGATTCACGACTATCCAGATCCATGGAATGGGTAGCAGCTTCGCCCTCCTCATGGAAACGGAGGGTGGCTCCGGAGCCCTGTTCTGTGGTGATCTACTCATCCGGGCTTCCAATGAGCCCTTTCAGCTGCTGCCGGACAGGTTCATGGATGATCCCGCCCGGGTCCGGGAGAGTGCCGAAAAACTGGCTCAGATCCAGATTGAGATTCTCTGCTCGGCCCACGGCGAACCGTGTGTGACGGGATGTGGGAAGGCGATAAGGGAAGCATTGGAAAAGAGAAAAGCGAGCAAGTAGGAAATCCGGGACGGAACTTTCCCTCCCGCTTACCATTGACAGATGAGCGGCAAATCCCCTGGAAACGATAGTGCACATGGCACAGCTCGTCGCTGGCATTGACGAGGCCGGTCGGGGGCCGTTGGCCGGGCCGGTAGTTGCAGCGGCGGTCATCCTGGACCCTCAGCGGCCTATCGAAGGACTGGCTGACTCCAAGCGTCTGACAGCTAAACGCCGAGCGGTGTTGTACGATGTGATTTTTGACCGGGCTACCGCCGTGGGAATCGGGGAGAGCCAGCGCCGAGAGATCGACCGTCGGAACATCTTTCAGGCCACCATCGCCGCCATGCAGCGCGCTGTTGACGTCCTCAAACCTCAGCCGGACCACCTCCTCATTGACGGCCGGAATATCCGCCTGGAGCATCCCTCCCAGGAAACCGTGGTGGACGGTGATGAGACCGTGCCGGCCATCTGCGCCGCCTCCATCATAGCCAAGGTCTATCGGGACCGCCTCATGGCCGAATACCACAAGGTGTACCCCGAATACGGCTTCGACCGTCACAAGGGCTACGGCACCAAGGCCCACTTTCAGGCCCTGGCTACACACGGTGCCTGTCCTATTCACCGCCAGTCCTTCCGGCCTGTGAAGCGGCACCTGCCCCGATGGCACCAGCTGAAGGATCGCCAGACTTTAGGCCAGCTGGGAGAGCGCCTGGCGGCCACCTACTTGATTGAGAACGGCTACACCATCCGGGAGCTGAACTATCACGCGGTTCACCTGGGAGAGCTGGATATCATTGCCCAGCGTGGGGGCATCACCGTTATCTGCGAAGTGAAGTCCCAGGTTCCTGGTGGGTGGGGAGAACCTGAAATGCAGATAGGGGTGACAAAGCGGGACCGGATTATGGCCGCCGCCCAGAAATACTGTACTGAAAAAGGGATCGACTCCGAGGTGCGATTCGATGTAATATCCGTTAAGTTTACCAAGGCTGGTCCTAGCATAGCACACCAACCTGACACTATTCGTGCAGATTAGGCGTTTATTCACCTGCATATTGATTATCGGGCTCCTGGTTCCTGAAGTTTGGAGCCGGACCGCTGATACCGTTGGACGGCGGGGCATGGTGGTGTCGGACAACCTTGTCGCTTCCATGGTGGGGCTGAATATTCTCCGGCGGGGAGGGAATGCCGTCGATGCCGCGGTTGCCACGGGTTTTGCCCTGGCCGTTACTGAACCCCGAGCCGGTAATATCGGCGGTGGGGGCTTTATGGTCATTCGCTTCAGCGACGGTCGGTCCACCACCATCGACTTCCGGGAAGGGGCTCCGGGGCGAGCGACCCGGAACATGTACCTGGACGAAAACGGGGAAGTCATCCCCGGCCTGAGCACCACCGGTATTCTCGCCAGCGGTGTACCGGGTACGGTCAGAGGATTCGGCCTGGCCATGGAAAAGTACGGGCGTCTCTCCTGGGAAACGGTCCTGGAGCCGGCTATCGAGCTGGCCGAAAACGGTATCGCCGTGACTTACCAGCTCCACAAGGACCTGGTGGACCGGGAGGAGCGCCTTGCCCGGTTTGAGGAAACCAGGCGCATTTTCTACCCTGAAGGACGCCCTCTGCGACTTAACGCCCTGTTCCGGCAGCCGGAGCTGGCTGCTACCCTACGTCGGATCTCTTCCCAGGGACCGAACGAATTCTATAGCGGCGAAACGGCCCGGCTACTGGTAGAATATATGCAGCGTCGGGGCGGCCTCATCTCCAGGCAGGATCTCGCAGAGTATCAGGCCATCGAGCGCCAGCCGGTAGTATTCAACTATCACGATACTAAAATCATCAGTATGGGCCCCCCGTCATCAGGCGGCATTGTTCTGGCTCAAATTCTAAACCAGCTGGAGTTGGTGAATTTATCTGAGATGGAGTTCCACTCTGCCGAACACATCCACGTCATGGTTGAGGCCGAGCGCCGGGCTTACGCCGATCGAGCGCACTACCTGGGCGATGCCGATTATGTGAATGTGCCGGTCGCCAAGCTGATATCCAAAACCTATGCTGCGCGACGCTGGCGCGACGTATCCTTCGATTGGGCGACTCAGAGTGAGGATGTTTCACACGGGAATGCCAGGCTACTACTGGAATCCGAAGAAACCACCCACTACAGTGTGGTGGACCGCTGGGGTAATGCCGTAGCTGTTACCACCACTATCAATGATTTATACGGCTCGGGTGAAGTTGTAAAAGGGGC from Candidatus Neomarinimicrobiota bacterium harbors:
- a CDS encoding MBL fold metallo-hydrolase, which translates into the protein MSEPKARADRIQPLTPWLYHWTVPDDRIDNYRSDAYAVLTPEGLILIDPLPLTDKAQATLENVAAIYLTGGQHQRSAWRYRNALGVPVYAPEGAAELEEEPDQWYRDGDSLPGGFTTIQIHGMGSSFALLMETEGGSGALFCGDLLIRASNEPFQLLPDRFMDDPARVRESAEKLAQIQIEILCSAHGEPCVTGCGKAIREALEKRKASK
- a CDS encoding ribonuclease HII — protein: MAQLVAGIDEAGRGPLAGPVVAAAVILDPQRPIEGLADSKRLTAKRRAVLYDVIFDRATAVGIGESQRREIDRRNIFQATIAAMQRAVDVLKPQPDHLLIDGRNIRLEHPSQETVVDGDETVPAICAASIIAKVYRDRLMAEYHKVYPEYGFDRHKGYGTKAHFQALATHGACPIHRQSFRPVKRHLPRWHQLKDRQTLGQLGERLAATYLIENGYTIRELNYHAVHLGELDIIAQRGGITVICEVKSQVPGGWGEPEMQIGVTKRDRIMAAAQKYCTEKGIDSEVRFDVISVKFTKAGPSIAHQPDTIRAD
- the ggt gene encoding gamma-glutamyltransferase; this encodes MVVSDNLVASMVGLNILRRGGNAVDAAVATGFALAVTEPRAGNIGGGGFMVIRFSDGRSTTIDFREGAPGRATRNMYLDENGEVIPGLSTTGILASGVPGTVRGFGLAMEKYGRLSWETVLEPAIELAENGIAVTYQLHKDLVDREERLARFEETRRIFYPEGRPLRLNALFRQPELAATLRRISSQGPNEFYSGETARLLVEYMQRRGGLISRQDLAEYQAIERQPVVFNYHDTKIISMGPPSSGGIVLAQILNQLELVNLSEMEFHSAEHIHVMVEAERRAYADRAHYLGDADYVNVPVAKLISKTYAARRWRDVSFDWATQSEDVSHGNARLLLESEETTHYSVVDRWGNAVAVTTTINDLYGSGEVVKGAGFFLNDEMDDFAIKPGYPNIYGLTGGTANAIEPGKRMLSSMAPTIVTRHDTLLIIVGTPGGSKIITTVAQVISNVVDFGLSLKEAVEAPRIHHQWRPDEIMAEPRAISPETRQRLVRMGHTVRYLGGMIGAAHSIYVDPETGWYFGAADSRRASGAAGY